The following proteins are encoded in a genomic region of Peromyscus eremicus chromosome 14, PerEre_H2_v1, whole genome shotgun sequence:
- the Mlh3 gene encoding DNA mismatch repair protein Mlh3 isoform X2 — translation MIKCLSDEVQAKLRSGLAIISLGQCVEELILNSIDAEAKCVAIRVNMETFQVQVIDNGFGMAGDDVEKVGNRYFTSKCNSVQDLENPKFYGFRGEALASIADMASAVEILSKKNTTMKTFVKMFQNGKALNACEADLTRPSVGTTVTVYNLFSQLPVRRKSMDPRLEFEKVRQRVEALSLMHPSISFSLRNDVSGAMVLQLPKTKDVCSRFCQIYGLGKSQKLREVHFKYKEFEFSGYISSEAHYNKNMQFLFVNRRLVLRTKLHKLIDFLLRKESVICRPKNGSASRPMNSSPRRRSGPELHGIYVINVQSQFCEYDVCLEPAKTLIEFQNWDTLLVCIQEGVKRFLKQEKLFVELSGEDIKEFNEENDFSLFGATLQTHASTREKCDQSSFQEACNNILDSYEMFNLQSKAVERRATIENTNTQSSGDSEASREKTTDSLCSCEAGGLGRGKMIESSSAHSTDSAHLESRVLEEEVVEESRSGENEKHQKSFLEHKTSESPCGTSPKMFSSPIWTHCIFEESEADLEIQKTSTAVNVMAADIPQNSGIQNLLEKHRDATEVGYQPLPFETAVFRVQGTQRKKEKRKQEPSRHGRVNVFSHGQVKLCSTGFITHVVQNEYTKSTETEHSFKNYVRPGPVSAQETFRNRAYHALEIPDTDLTSTLSKESAQLPHKKFCRTNTGYGTEKNPVAADESLTLFQEGGAGSHTDCFLPATSSFPWGRSASDSSKRTDKIMRSSRHMVRRKLTLHSQVGSLEKFKRQYGRVNSSLDTEGESNTEVRTHCDPRGEPDILLENKRHVDVSGGGKITTGEHSDSYNTCQPVSHILYSEKCPFSKEDCLEQMPHLRESPITLAELSHCNRKPSNVEKPMGSLASKLSRLKGSEKEMQTGHISELPDSSRGTSKLDLHFCELFKNKHEKIESGMLLIPDSATQANSILSAIHSNNVMDDTEKPETPLLLSCDDSKISKDSDVLIKSSEQHIGNPDCPSRVIMSQVEDTTASQDGICSQNDESEARSRSENEDSDTHSMGWHQHFDGTLGRMVYINRTTGLSTFIAPTADVQTACTKDLTTVAVDVLLGNGVQYRCHPFRSDLILPFLPRAEEERPTPRQSGRDAVEAAVVSDSLQSLFSEWSNPVFARYPEVAVDVSSGQAESLAVKIHNVLYPYRFTKEMIHSMQVLQQVDNKFIACLMSTKMEENGAGGNLLVLVDQHAAHERVRLEQLITDSYEKQPPHSSGRKKLLSSTIVPPLAITASEEQRRLLRSYHKHLEDLGLELIFPDASESLILVGKVPLCFVEREASELRRGRCTVTKSIVEEFIREQVELLQTTGGIQRTLPLTVQKVLASQACHGAVKFNDSLSLEESYRLIKALSLCQLPFQCAHGRPSMLPLADLDHLEQEKQVKPNIAKLRRMARAWHLFGKAEGCDTRQSLQQSIPP, via the exons ATGATCAAGTGTTTGTCAGATGAAGTACAAGCTAAATTGCGTTCCGGTTTGGCCATAATCTCCTTAGGCCAGTGTGTTGAGGAACTTATCCTCAACAGTATTGACGCTGAAGCAAAATGTGTGGCCATCAGAGTGAATATGGAAACTTTCCAGGTTCAAGTGATAGACAATGGATTTGGGATGGCAGGGGATGATGTAGAGAAGGTGGGAAACCGGTATTTTACCAGTAAATGCAACTCAGTACAGGATTTGGAGAACCCAAAGTTTTATGGTTTCCGAGGAGAGGCCTTGGCAAGTATAGCTGACATGGCTAGTGCTGTGGAAATTTTATCCAAGAAAAATACAACTATGAAAACCTTTGTGAAAATGTTTCAGAATGGGAAAGCCCTAAATGCTTGTGAAGCTGATTTGACTAGACCGAGTGTGGGGACAACAGTAACAGTGTATAACCTGTTTTCCCAGCTCCCCGTGAGGAGGAAAAGCATGGATCCTAGGCTAGAGTTTGAGAAGGTTAGGCAGAGGGTGGAAGCCCTGTCCCTCATGCATCCTTCCATCTCGTTCTCTTTGAGGAATGATGTTTCTGGTGCCATGGTTCTCCAGCTCCCCAAAACCAAAGACGTGTGTTCTCGATTTTGTCAAATTTATGGACTAGGCAAGTCCCAAAAGTTAAGAgaagtacattttaaatataaggaGTTTGAGTTTAGTGGCTACATTAGCTCTGAAGCACACTACAATAAGAATATGCAGTTTTTGTTTGTGAACAGAAGACTGGTTTTGAGGACAAAGTTGCATAAACTCATtgactttttattaagaaaagaaagtgtCATATGTAGGCCGAAGAACGGCTCCGCCAGTAGGCCGATGAATTCAAGTCCACGGCGTCGTTCTGGCCCAGAACTCCATGGGATATATGTGATCAACGTGCAGAGCCAGTTCTGTGAATATGACGTGTGCCTGGAGCCAGCCAAAACTCTGATTGAGTTTCAGAACTGGGATACCCTGTTGGTTTGTATTCAGGAAGGCGTGAAACggtttttaaagcaagaaaaACTATTTGTAGAATTATCAGGTGAAGATATTAAGGAATTTAATGAAGAGAATGATTTCAGTTTGTTTGGTGCTACTCTTCAAACACATGCATCCACTCGTGAGAAGTGTGACCAGAGCAGTTTCCAGGAAGCGTGTAATAATATTTTGGATTCCTATGAAATGTTTAATTTGCAGTCGAAAGCTGTGGAACGAAGAGCTACCAtagaaaatacaaacacacagagtTCTGGGGATTCAGAAGCTAGCAGAGAAAAGACAACCGACTCACTGTGCAGCTGTGAAGCAGGTGGCCTGGGCCGTGGTAAAATGATAGAGTCATCGTCGGCACACAGCACAGACAGCGCTCACTTAGAATCAAGGGTGTTGGAAGAAGAGGTCGTGGAAGAATCACGATCCGGAGAAAACGAGAAACATCAGAAATCTTTCTTGGAACATAAGACTTCAGAAAGTCCATGTGGAACTAGCCCAAAAATGTTTTCAAGCCCTATTTGGACACATTGTATCTTTGAGGAGAGTGAGGCAGATctagaaatacagaaaacaagTACTGCTGTTAATGTCATGGCTGCCGACATTCCCCAGAATAGTGGGATTCAGAATCTACTAGAAAAACATAGAGATGCTACTGAAGTGGggtaccagcctctgccttttgagacaGCAGTATTTAGAGtacagggtacacagagaaagaaggaaaaaagaaaacaagagcctAGTAGGCATGGAAGAGTAAATGTTTTTAGTCATGGACAAGTTAAATTATGCTCCACCGGCTTTATCACTCATGTGGTACAAAATGAGTACACCAAGTCAACTGAAACagaacattcatttaaaaattatgttcgCCCCGGCCCTGTTAGTGCCCAGGAAACATTTAGAAATAGAGCATACCACGCACTTGAGATTCCAGACACGGATTTAACAAGCACTTTAAGTAAAGAATCTGCTCAGCTGCCCCACAAAAAGTTCTGCAGGACAAATACAGGTTATGGGACAGAGAAGAACCCAGTAGCGGCGGATGAGAGCTTGACTCTTTTTCAGGAAGGTGGTGCAGGATCACACACGGATTGTTTTCTGCCTGCTACATCCTCCTTCCCGTGGGGTAGATCTGCTTCAGACAGTAGTAAGAGAACAGATAAGATTATGCGTTCCTCCAGACACATGGTCCGTAGGAAGCTAACCCTGCATTCACAAGTAGGATCTTTAGAGAAGTTTAAGAGGCAGTATGGGAGGGTTAACAGTTCTCTAGATACAGAAGGGGAAAGTAATACCGAAGTCAGGACCCACTGCGATCCTCGGGGCGAACCTGACATTCTGCTGGAAAACAAGCGTCACGTAGATGTGTCTGGTGGTGGTAAGATCACTACTGGGGAGCACAGTGATTCTTACAATACTTGTCAACCAGTAAGTCACATCCTGTACTCAGAGAAATGTCCATTTTCCAAAGAagattgcttagaacagatgcctCATTTGAGAGAAAGTCCTATCACTCTGGCAGAATTGTCTCACTGTAACAGAAAACCTTCCAATGTTGAGAAGCCCATGGGATCACTGGCTTCTAAATTATCCAGACTGAAAGGTTCTGAAAAAGAGATGCAAACAGGCCACATTAGTGAACTTCCAGACAGTAGCCGGGGCACTAGTAAGTTAGACTTACATTTTtgtgaattatttaaaaataaacatgaaaaaatagaGAGTGGCATGCTTCTAATACCAGACTCTGCCACACAGGCTAATTCCATCCTTAGTGCAATACATTCTAACAATGTAAtggatgacacagagaaaccagaaACTCCTTTGCTGTTATCCTGTGATGATTCTAAAATCAGTAAAGATTCAGACGTTCTCATCAAATCTTCAGAGCAACATATAGGAAATCCTGATTGTCCCAGTAGAGTGATCATGAGTCAGGTCGAAGATACCACTGCCAGCCAAGATGGAATTTGTTCCCAGAATGACGAATCTGAAGCAAGATCTCGTTCCGAAAATGAAGACTCAGATACACACTCTATGGGCTGGCACCAGCACTTTGATGGAACCCTGGGAAGAATGGTTTACATCAACAGAACTACAGGACTCAGCACGTTCATTGCTCCTACTGCAGACGTTCAGACTGCTTGTACTAAAGACCTGACAACTGTGGCTGTGGATGTCCTACTTGGGAATG ggGTTCAGTACAGGTGCCATCCTTTTAGAAGTGATcttattcttcctttccttccaagAGCTGAGGAAGAGAGGCCTACGCCGAGGCAGAGCGGCAGAG ATGCTGTGGAAGCTGCTGTTGTCAGTGACTCACTTCAGTCCTTGTTTTCAGAATGGAGCAATCCAGTATTTGCCCGGTACCCAGAG GTTGCTGTTGATGTCAGCAGTGGCCAGGCAGAGAGCTTAGCAGTTAAAATTCACAATGTACTATATCCCTATCGCTTCACCAAAGAAATGATTCATTCAATGCAG GTTCTCCAGCAAGTGGATAACAAGTTTATCGCCTGTTTAATGAGCACGAAAATGGAAGAGAATGGCGCAG GTGGAAACCTTCTAGTCTTGGTGGATCAGCACGCTGCCCATGAGCGAGTTCGTTTGGAGCAGCTTATTACTG ACTCCTACGAGAAGCAGCCTCCACACAGCTCTGGTCGGAAAAAACTCCTGTCTTCCACGATAGTTCCTCCACTGGCCATCACGGCATCAGAGGAGCAGAGACGACTCTTACG GTCTTACCACAAACATCTAGAAGATCTGGGACTTGAATTGATCTTCCCAGATGCTAGTGAGTCTTTGATCCTTGTGGGAAAAGTGCCACTCTGCTTCGTGGAAAGAGAAGCCAGTGAACTTCGGAGAGGAAGATGTACCGTGACTAAGAGTATCGTGGAG
- the Mlh3 gene encoding DNA mismatch repair protein Mlh3 isoform X3, which translates to MVVISSQRRKPVSGILSTCLPAMIKCLSDEVQAKLRSGLAIISLGQCVEELILNSIDAEAKCVAIRVNMETFQVQVIDNGFGMAGDDVEKVGNRYFTSKCNSVQDLENPKFYGFRGEALASIADMASAVEILSKKNTTMKTFVKMFQNGKALNACEADLTRPSVGTTVTVYNLFSQLPVRRKSMDPRLEFEKVRQRVEALSLMHPSISFSLRNDVSGAMVLQLPKTKDVCSRFCQIYGLGKSQKLREVHFKYKEFEFSGYISSEAHYNKNMQFLFVNRRLVLRTKLHKLIDFLLRKESVICRPKNGSASRPMNSSPRRRSGPELHGIYVINVQSQFCEYDVCLEPAKTLIEFQNWDTLLVCIQEGVKRFLKQEKLFVELSGEDIKEFNEENDFSLFGATLQTHASTREKCDQSSFQEACNNILDSYEMFNLQSKAVERRATIENTNTQSSGDSEASREKTTDSLCSCEAGGLGRGKMIESSSAHSTDSAHLESRVLEEEVVEESRSGENEKHQKSFLEHKTSESPCGTSPKMFSSPIWTHCIFEESEADLEIQKTSTAVNVMAADIPQNSGIQNLLEKHRDATEVGYQPLPFETAVFRVQGTQRKKEKRKQEPSRHGRVNVFSHGQVKLCSTGFITHVVQNEYTKSTETEHSFKNYVRPGPVSAQETFRNRAYHALEIPDTDLTSTLSKESAQLPHKKFCRTNTGYGTEKNPVAADESLTLFQEGGAGSHTDCFLPATSSFPWGRSASDSSKRTDKIMRSSRHMVRRKLTLHSQVGSLEKFKRQYGRVNSSLDTEGESNTEVRTHCDPRGEPDILLENKRHVDVSGGGKITTGEHSDSYNTCQPVSHILYSEKCPFSKEDCLEQMPHLRESPITLAELSHCNRKPSNVEKPMGSLASKLSRLKGSEKEMQTGHISELPDSSRGTSKLDLHFCELFKNKHEKIESGMLLIPDSATQANSILSAIHSNNVMDDTEKPETPLLLSCDDSKISKDSDVLIKSSEQHIGNPDCPSRVIMSQVEDTTASQDGICSQNDESEARSRSENEDSDTHSMGWHQHFDGTLGRMVYINRTTGLSTFIAPTADVQTACTKDLTTVAVDVLLGNDAVEAAVVSDSLQSLFSEWSNPVFARYPEVAVDVSSGQAESLAVKIHNVLYPYRFTKEMIHSMQVLQQVDNKFIACLMSTKMEENGAGGNLLVLVDQHAAHERVRLEQLITDSYEKQPPHSSGRKKLLSSTIVPPLAITASEEQRRLLRSYHKHLEDLGLELIFPDASESLILVGKVPLCFVEREASELRRGRCTVTKSIVEEFIREQVELLQTTGGIQRTLPLTVQKVLASQACHGAVKFNDSLSLEESYRLIKALSLCQLPFQCAHGRPSMLPLADLDHLEQEKQVKPNIAKLRRMARAWHLFGKAEGCDTRQSLQQSIPP; encoded by the exons atg GTGGTTATTTCCAGTCAGAGAAGGAAGCCAGTGTCTGGGATTCTCTCCACATGTCTACCTGCCATGATCAAGTGTTTGTCAGATGAAGTACAAGCTAAATTGCGTTCCGGTTTGGCCATAATCTCCTTAGGCCAGTGTGTTGAGGAACTTATCCTCAACAGTATTGACGCTGAAGCAAAATGTGTGGCCATCAGAGTGAATATGGAAACTTTCCAGGTTCAAGTGATAGACAATGGATTTGGGATGGCAGGGGATGATGTAGAGAAGGTGGGAAACCGGTATTTTACCAGTAAATGCAACTCAGTACAGGATTTGGAGAACCCAAAGTTTTATGGTTTCCGAGGAGAGGCCTTGGCAAGTATAGCTGACATGGCTAGTGCTGTGGAAATTTTATCCAAGAAAAATACAACTATGAAAACCTTTGTGAAAATGTTTCAGAATGGGAAAGCCCTAAATGCTTGTGAAGCTGATTTGACTAGACCGAGTGTGGGGACAACAGTAACAGTGTATAACCTGTTTTCCCAGCTCCCCGTGAGGAGGAAAAGCATGGATCCTAGGCTAGAGTTTGAGAAGGTTAGGCAGAGGGTGGAAGCCCTGTCCCTCATGCATCCTTCCATCTCGTTCTCTTTGAGGAATGATGTTTCTGGTGCCATGGTTCTCCAGCTCCCCAAAACCAAAGACGTGTGTTCTCGATTTTGTCAAATTTATGGACTAGGCAAGTCCCAAAAGTTAAGAgaagtacattttaaatataaggaGTTTGAGTTTAGTGGCTACATTAGCTCTGAAGCACACTACAATAAGAATATGCAGTTTTTGTTTGTGAACAGAAGACTGGTTTTGAGGACAAAGTTGCATAAACTCATtgactttttattaagaaaagaaagtgtCATATGTAGGCCGAAGAACGGCTCCGCCAGTAGGCCGATGAATTCAAGTCCACGGCGTCGTTCTGGCCCAGAACTCCATGGGATATATGTGATCAACGTGCAGAGCCAGTTCTGTGAATATGACGTGTGCCTGGAGCCAGCCAAAACTCTGATTGAGTTTCAGAACTGGGATACCCTGTTGGTTTGTATTCAGGAAGGCGTGAAACggtttttaaagcaagaaaaACTATTTGTAGAATTATCAGGTGAAGATATTAAGGAATTTAATGAAGAGAATGATTTCAGTTTGTTTGGTGCTACTCTTCAAACACATGCATCCACTCGTGAGAAGTGTGACCAGAGCAGTTTCCAGGAAGCGTGTAATAATATTTTGGATTCCTATGAAATGTTTAATTTGCAGTCGAAAGCTGTGGAACGAAGAGCTACCAtagaaaatacaaacacacagagtTCTGGGGATTCAGAAGCTAGCAGAGAAAAGACAACCGACTCACTGTGCAGCTGTGAAGCAGGTGGCCTGGGCCGTGGTAAAATGATAGAGTCATCGTCGGCACACAGCACAGACAGCGCTCACTTAGAATCAAGGGTGTTGGAAGAAGAGGTCGTGGAAGAATCACGATCCGGAGAAAACGAGAAACATCAGAAATCTTTCTTGGAACATAAGACTTCAGAAAGTCCATGTGGAACTAGCCCAAAAATGTTTTCAAGCCCTATTTGGACACATTGTATCTTTGAGGAGAGTGAGGCAGATctagaaatacagaaaacaagTACTGCTGTTAATGTCATGGCTGCCGACATTCCCCAGAATAGTGGGATTCAGAATCTACTAGAAAAACATAGAGATGCTACTGAAGTGGggtaccagcctctgccttttgagacaGCAGTATTTAGAGtacagggtacacagagaaagaaggaaaaaagaaaacaagagcctAGTAGGCATGGAAGAGTAAATGTTTTTAGTCATGGACAAGTTAAATTATGCTCCACCGGCTTTATCACTCATGTGGTACAAAATGAGTACACCAAGTCAACTGAAACagaacattcatttaaaaattatgttcgCCCCGGCCCTGTTAGTGCCCAGGAAACATTTAGAAATAGAGCATACCACGCACTTGAGATTCCAGACACGGATTTAACAAGCACTTTAAGTAAAGAATCTGCTCAGCTGCCCCACAAAAAGTTCTGCAGGACAAATACAGGTTATGGGACAGAGAAGAACCCAGTAGCGGCGGATGAGAGCTTGACTCTTTTTCAGGAAGGTGGTGCAGGATCACACACGGATTGTTTTCTGCCTGCTACATCCTCCTTCCCGTGGGGTAGATCTGCTTCAGACAGTAGTAAGAGAACAGATAAGATTATGCGTTCCTCCAGACACATGGTCCGTAGGAAGCTAACCCTGCATTCACAAGTAGGATCTTTAGAGAAGTTTAAGAGGCAGTATGGGAGGGTTAACAGTTCTCTAGATACAGAAGGGGAAAGTAATACCGAAGTCAGGACCCACTGCGATCCTCGGGGCGAACCTGACATTCTGCTGGAAAACAAGCGTCACGTAGATGTGTCTGGTGGTGGTAAGATCACTACTGGGGAGCACAGTGATTCTTACAATACTTGTCAACCAGTAAGTCACATCCTGTACTCAGAGAAATGTCCATTTTCCAAAGAagattgcttagaacagatgcctCATTTGAGAGAAAGTCCTATCACTCTGGCAGAATTGTCTCACTGTAACAGAAAACCTTCCAATGTTGAGAAGCCCATGGGATCACTGGCTTCTAAATTATCCAGACTGAAAGGTTCTGAAAAAGAGATGCAAACAGGCCACATTAGTGAACTTCCAGACAGTAGCCGGGGCACTAGTAAGTTAGACTTACATTTTtgtgaattatttaaaaataaacatgaaaaaatagaGAGTGGCATGCTTCTAATACCAGACTCTGCCACACAGGCTAATTCCATCCTTAGTGCAATACATTCTAACAATGTAAtggatgacacagagaaaccagaaACTCCTTTGCTGTTATCCTGTGATGATTCTAAAATCAGTAAAGATTCAGACGTTCTCATCAAATCTTCAGAGCAACATATAGGAAATCCTGATTGTCCCAGTAGAGTGATCATGAGTCAGGTCGAAGATACCACTGCCAGCCAAGATGGAATTTGTTCCCAGAATGACGAATCTGAAGCAAGATCTCGTTCCGAAAATGAAGACTCAGATACACACTCTATGGGCTGGCACCAGCACTTTGATGGAACCCTGGGAAGAATGGTTTACATCAACAGAACTACAGGACTCAGCACGTTCATTGCTCCTACTGCAGACGTTCAGACTGCTTGTACTAAAGACCTGACAACTGTGGCTGTGGATGTCCTACTTGGGAATG ATGCTGTGGAAGCTGCTGTTGTCAGTGACTCACTTCAGTCCTTGTTTTCAGAATGGAGCAATCCAGTATTTGCCCGGTACCCAGAG GTTGCTGTTGATGTCAGCAGTGGCCAGGCAGAGAGCTTAGCAGTTAAAATTCACAATGTACTATATCCCTATCGCTTCACCAAAGAAATGATTCATTCAATGCAG GTTCTCCAGCAAGTGGATAACAAGTTTATCGCCTGTTTAATGAGCACGAAAATGGAAGAGAATGGCGCAG GTGGAAACCTTCTAGTCTTGGTGGATCAGCACGCTGCCCATGAGCGAGTTCGTTTGGAGCAGCTTATTACTG ACTCCTACGAGAAGCAGCCTCCACACAGCTCTGGTCGGAAAAAACTCCTGTCTTCCACGATAGTTCCTCCACTGGCCATCACGGCATCAGAGGAGCAGAGACGACTCTTACG GTCTTACCACAAACATCTAGAAGATCTGGGACTTGAATTGATCTTCCCAGATGCTAGTGAGTCTTTGATCCTTGTGGGAAAAGTGCCACTCTGCTTCGTGGAAAGAGAAGCCAGTGAACTTCGGAGAGGAAGATGTACCGTGACTAAGAGTATCGTGGAG